The genomic segment GAGCAGTGGAGTCGTGATCGCTGAAAAAGAAGACAAGAACGACCTTGCTTATATCGTCATTGCTTCCGTAGAGGTAGGGTACTAGAATACCGGCTCATCAGCTGCATGCGGGTGAAACTGATAACGCTCCAACTCTATTTCTCCTGCTGCTGATACTACTACCCCTTCGCTTTCCAAGGCCATTTTTTGCAGCGTAAACGAATCCAAATCTTGCAATCCGATCTTTCCTTGGGCGTTGATGACCCGATGCCAAGGAAGCTTGTGCTTTTTGGACATGGAATGAAGAATGCGAACAATTTGTCTGGCAGCTCTCGGACTCCCGGCCAACGCAGCAATTTGCCCGTACGTCATGACATGGCCCGCCGGGATCCTGGCAATGATTTTTAATGCGCGCTGCGTAAATTCGGTCATGATGACTACTCCTTCTTGCTTGATCAAATCAAAAGGCTTGTGACTCCTCGCGATCACAAGCCTTTTGTTCTTTTATCAGGTTAAAACAGTCTTTCCAGCTCGTCAACCAGACTGCCGACGTATGCGACAGCCTCGCGGATTGGCTGTGGATCTGACATATCCACACCGGCTTTTCTCATCAGTTCCAGCGGCGTTAGTGTTCCACCGGCTTTGAGTACCTCGATCCAACGATCAACGGCAGGCTGTCCCTCTTGCTTGATGCTCGCTGCCATTGCTGTAGAAGCGGTCAAACCAGCTGCGTATGTGTACGGATACAGCCCCATGTAATAGTGCGGTTGGCGCATCCATGTAAGACTCGCTGCATCGTCCAGATCAACTGCATCACCCCAGAAGTCTGCGAGCACTTGCCCTTTCCATTCAGAGAGCTGTTTGGCAGTCAATGGTACGTCTTTTTGCGCGGCTTCGTACACTTTTCGTTGCATTCTCGCTTCTAGCAGATGTGTGACAAAGTTGTGGTAATACGTATTCATCAATTGCAAAATGACCCAGCGCTTCAGACGAGGATCGTCGGATTGCTCCACGATATGCTGCGCGAGCAAGAGCTCATTGAGTGTGGACGGCGCTTCGATAAAATACAGCGATGGACGAGAGTTCGTAAAGCTTTGCTCTCTTGTCGCCAGCATAAAGTGTCCGCAATGCCCCAGCTCATGAGCCAATGTGAAGGCACTGCGCATATTTCCCGACCACGTAATGAGAATGTAAGAGTGCTTGCTGTATGTCGTTGAGCAGAAAGCACCTGTCGATTTGCCCACGTTGTCTACATAGTCGATCCAGCGTTCATTCAGCGCTTTTTCCATAATCGCCGTGTACTCTGGTCCCATCACTTGCAAGGATGCCAATATCTTTTGCCCAGCTTCTTCAATCGTAATCGGCGGGCTGAATTCTGGGTCAAGCGGAGCCTTCAAATCGCAAAAGGCAAGTTTTTCGAGGCCGAGCTCTCTTGCTTTCAGCTTCGCATAGCGTCGCATGTGCGGAGCGAGTTCATTCCCGATAATATCCAGGATGTTGTGGTACATATCCAGTGTAACCTGCTGTGGCTTAAGCAGCATGTCCGTTACGGTCTCATAGCCACGCAGACGAGACATGACGGTTTGTCTTTTCACCTCTGTCGCGTATACCGCAGCGAAAGAGTTTTGGTAAGAAGCGAGTGTCTTTGAGAAAGATTCATACGAAGCACGGCGCAGCGCCGTATCGGACGACATTTCATAATCGGTCTCAAACAGCGCGAAGGATACTGGACGTTCATTTCCCTCGCCATCATGGACGGGTGCAAATGTCATGTCCGACAACTTTCCGCGCGCGTAAATGTTGTATGGCGCAGAGAAAACCTCGCCCATCGCCGCAAACGCTTCCTCCGTCTCGGCCGACAGTCGGTACGGCTTAGTTTCCAGTAAATCATTCAGGCTTTTGCGGAATATTTCGAGTCCTGGTTCTTCCTTCAAGAAGCTCTCGATTTTTCCTTCAGGCAACGCCAAAATCTCAGAAGGGATAAAAGAAAGCGCAGCGTTCAGCTGGGACACGACATCCCCTACCCGTGCAGCGTTCGCTTGGTTTTGTGGATTCGTTCCGTCTTCAGACGACCGCAGTCTCGCATACGTTGCTGCAATATTCGCACGAACATTGATCGCCTCGTTTGCCTCCAAGCATGCCAACAACGTCTCTCCACTCGTATGCAGCTGACCTTTGAATGCAGTGACGACAGGCAGATGCTGTACAATTTCTGCTAATTCTTGCTCCCACGCTTCCTGGCTCTCAAACAGATCGTTCAGGTTCCACGTATACTCGACAGCGACTTGATCACGTGTCTGTCTTGTCTTCACTCTGACTGCCTCCTTTAATTCTGCCAATAAAATATTTTTATGTAATAAAATTGCCTTTTCATTTGAATTTTCCTACAATTAACCAAAATAAACAAGTGGATAACTTGCTCGAAATAGGCCGTAATCTGTCTTTTTCTGCGCTTTCCTAGGAAATTCTTTCAAATCATAAGCAGGTGATTTCGGAGGGGAAGGTAAAATAGATAGAGTGCAAGTAAGCCTTTTGTTCTTAAAAGGAGGAAATGAACCATGTCTTTTGAAACCTTGTTTGACCGTTACGCTGATCTCGCTGTGAAAGTCGGCGTGAACGTACAGCCTATGCAAACGTTAGTCGTAACAGCTCCGCTATCTACTGCTCCTTTTGTGAGAAAGGTAGCCAAAAAAGCGTACGAAGCGGGTGCCAAGCACGTACATATTGAGTGGACCGACGATGAACTCACACGGATGAAATATGATTTGGCGCCTGATGAAGCGTTTCGTGAATACCCGCAATGGAAGGTACAGGGATTAGAGGAAATGGCGGAAAATGGCGCGGCGTTTCTCTACGTTTCTGCAGCGAATCCCGATTTGCTGAAGGGCGTGAGTCTTGACCGCATTTCTACTGCCAACAAAACAGCTGGTCAAGCTCTCCATAAATTCCGCAGCTATACCATGTCCGATAAAGTGAGCTGGTGCGTGCTTGCCGTTCCATCACCTGCATGGGCCGCCATGGTCTTCCCGCATTTGCCACAAGAGGAACAGGAGCCTGCCCTGTGGGATGCGATCTTCCGGGCCACACGGGCAGATATGGATGACCCTGTCCAAGCTTGGCATGACCATCATGCGACACTGAACAGCAAGGTGGATCAGCTCAATGCCAAACAATACCGCTACCTTCATTACGAAGCTCCCGGTACCAATTTGACGATCGAGCTGCCTGCCAACCACATTTGGATTGGCGGCGGAAGCCTAAATAAAGACGGTGTCTCCTTTATGGCCAACATGCCGACAGAAGAAGTATTCACCGCGCCATTAAAAGAAGGCGTCAACGGAACCGTTCGCAGCACTAAGCCTTTGAGCTATCATGGGAATTTGATTGAGAACTTTACGTTGACTTTTGAAAAAGGAAGAATTGTCTCGGCAACTGCTGAAAAGGGAGAAGAATCCTTGAAGCAATTAATTGAAACAGATGAAGGTTCGCATTATTTGGGGGAAGTGGCCTTGGTTCCTCATCTGTCCCCGATTTCCCAATCGAATATCATTTTCTATAACACACTCTTTGATGAGAATGCTTCCAACCACTTGGCGATCGGAAACGCTTATAGTGTGAATATTGAAGGTGGCGCTGACATGACCAATGAGGAACTGGCTAGCCGCGGTATCAATGTCAGTCTCACCCACGTCGATTTCATGATCGGCTCCGCCGAGATGAACATTGATGGAGAAACAGCTGACGGCAAGCGTGAACCACTGTTCCGCAACGGAAATTGGGCTTGAATCTAACCTAAGAAGACATAGCAAGAGGCTGGATTTCTGTCATTACCCTGACAAATCCAGCCTCGTTTAGTTCCCTGATGCAACGGCTTTTCGCGGAGCGTTTTCATGAGGGTGAAATAATCGGATACAAGTGCCCCTGCATGGCAAAGGACGCTTTCCCCGTTTCCTCGGAAACAACAACGATCAATGCATCGCTTTTTTCACTCAATCCCAGAGCAGCACGATGTCTGGTTCCCAACTTTTTTTCCCCTACCACAACCTGTGATAACGGCAGCACATTGGCCGCGGAAATGATATGATTTTCCCGAATCAGGACGGCCCCATCATGCAAAGGGCTGCCCGGATAAAAGATCGACTCCAGCAAGGAATGGCTCATCGTGGCCCCAATCGGTATGCCAGCTTGCAGCAGCAGATCAAGCGGGTCCTCGCGTTCAACGACAATCAATGCTCCTTGACGCCTTTTGGCCAAATGCTGCACAGCCTTGGACAAATCCAGATATTTTTCCGTATAGGGAGAGAGATAGCATTGCAAATAAAACGAGGCTGCTACTGTTTCGAGTCGGCTAAACTTGGTGCGTATTTGATCAAATGTCCCGAGCAGGCAGTCGTTTTCATTTTTCAAAGCATGTATGCTCTCATCTAACGTCACGGATATTCCCCGCAGCTCTTGCAGCAATTCCGCCTTCAGCGATGATGTATCACAGTTAACTTCCAGCATATGAACCCCTCAATCTCCATTTCTCTTCACGCCTCGTTCTTTGTTTGATTGTTCCCCTCCCCATAGGAAATCATTCTATTTCCTAGATGATAATTCCACTACAAACCGGACATAGTAAAACACAAATGATCAACAGCTTATGGAGCGAAAATGACATGATAACGAAATGGAATGAGTTTCTTTCCATCGCACGAGACTCATATGATTTTAAACATTACTCCCTTCTGGACGAGGAAAGTCCTTTTGTCATTTCGTACTATCAAACCTTGATAAAAACAGAGCTGCTGCAAAAAAACCTTTTACGACCCTATCAAGAGCGCATGGAAGCAAATGAATCGATCACGGACCTGCGCCACTTTTCCCGCTTTATCCATGTAGAGGATATTATTTATACAGACGACATACAGACAGTCGTCTCCAAAATGATGACGGGCTATGCTGCCATCCAACCGAAAGACAATCTGCAGATCTTCGCCCTCATCAACCTGTCCAATCGGACTGAAGGACTGCGAACCGACAACGACACGGAAAACGAGTTTAGTGTCGTTGGGCCTAAGGTAGGCTTTGTTGAAAACATCGATATCAACCTGCATCTCATCCGTCAACAAATCAGCACACCCAAATTAATCATTCGAGAGTTAACCTTAGGCACACTCTCTCATACGCGCATCGCCGTTGTCTATTTGTCTGGTATTACGAATCCTCAGCATATTGAAACCGTTGAGCAAAGACTACAGACGATCGACTTCGATATTATTTTTGATTCATCACAGCTCGATCAAATCATGAGTGATAATTCGAATACCCCTTTCCCACTGTTTCTGTCTACAGAAAGGATTGACCGGGTCATTTATGCGTTAACTCTTGGGCAGATCGTGATTATTTCCGATGCATCTCCGTATGTCATTACCGGTCCAACCACGATCTTTGATTTCTTCATTTCTCCCGAGGATTATTATTTACCGTGGATCTTATCGTCCTTGTTTCGGTTGATTCGTATTTTTGGTGTGCTTTTTTCTATCTTGATGACCCCTGCCTATACGGCGGTCCTCACTTTTCATTTGGAAATGATTCCGCAAGACATGCTGGCTCCCATCATTTTATCGAGGAAGTACGTCCCTTTTCCTCCCGTCTTGGAAGTGCTTTTCTTGGAGCTGACGATCGAGTTCTTGCGAGAAGCAGGTGCCCGGCTTCCGACAAAGGTCGGGCAGACTCTTGGAATCGTAGGTGGAATCGTCATTGGTCAAGCATCTGTAGAAGCAGCCTTAACCAGTAATATATTGCTGATCATCGTTGCTTTGTCGGCGCTTGCCTCTTTCACTACCCCCATCTACAAAATGTCAAATACGATCCGTTTCTTGCGCTTTCCGCTCATTATTTTGTCTGGAATATGGGGCGGGCTTGGGATTGCCATCGGTCTCATGTTCATGCTGACTCATCTACTTCAGCTTAAATCGTTAGGAACACCTTACCTTGCCCCGCTTTACCCTTTTCGCAGACGCAGCTTCGCGGACAGCTTCATTCGCTCTTCCTATAGTAGAACGGCCAGAAGGTCTGCTGTTATGCGCGTCATCTCGCAGTGGAGATACGATCCGGACAAGGCCACTCAGAAAAGAGACATTGATGAATAGATGAAGGAGCCATCGAAGAAACCATGGTTGCAAAGAGGAAATGGATTCTGGTGTTATTGATATGGATCATGACTGGCTGCTCTTCGACTCGAATCGTCAGCGAAGTACAACTGATTCATTCACTCGGGCTCGATCTCGAAGACCAAGAAATAAAAGGGGCAGCTATCACTCACGTGTACGGAAAGGAAAAGACACAGATAGAGCTGCTGGAAACAAAAAGCTCGAATTTATTTACGATCCTCCCTGACTTTAATACCATCACTCCTTCTCAAGTGGAGCTAGGGCAATTGCGTTCCGTCATTGTTGGGAGAAAATATGCTGAAAACGGAGTGGAAGCGCTGGTACATACACTTTGCCGCGATCCCTCTATTGGTTTTCGCCTTCAACTCGTTGTGGCGGAACCAGAGGCATTGACGATTTTGAAGGGCATCCGTCATACGCAAGTCCCTTTTTTCATCTCTGATAGTGTCGCTCAAAATATCAAAACGCTGAATTTGCCCAAGACCAACCTGCATATTTTCTTGTTCAATTTATACGGCGAGGGCCGTGATCCTTACCTTCCCTATTTCGTGATGCATAATGACAGAGTGAAGCTGGATGGTCTCGCGCTTTTTCGAGATGACAAATTCGTGCATCGCATCAATTCGAAAGAAAGCTTTTTGTTAAAAATCATGGTTGAAAAAGCCAAGAGTGGTCAAATTCCATTTGAAGTGACGATCAAGAATCGAAAAGAAACAGGGATGTTGAAAAATCTGCATTCCCATGCCGCCTTCGATGTCAAGATGACAGAATCCGTTCCCAGCATCAGGGTAAAGCTCATGGTAAATGGGCAAATCAGCGATTATTCGGAGTGGCTTCAATTATCCAATCCACAGGTATTGCGCCAAATGGAAAAAGAACTTTCCTCCTACCTGCAAAAGGAGGCGACGATTTTTGTAAAGCATTTGCAGAAGCTTGAAGTTGATCCGGTTGGATTTGGTGATTTGGTTCGTAGTCGAAGCACGTCATGGGACTACTTGCACTTCAAAAAGATTTACCCACAGATAAAAATCGCCGTGACGGCCTCGATTAAGCTGGAGCAAACGGGTGAGTAATGAATAACCAGGAGGGATCAGGTGAGTACTTCCATTCGGGAAAGCGCGATGGTTTCACCTTTTTTTGTATTCTTTCTCGTGCACGCCAATATCGTGGGGGTCGGAATACTGGGCTTTCAACGGACAATCGTAGCCCATGCCGGATACGATGCATGGATCTCCCTTCTACTTGCCGGGGCAAGCATCCATCTCATTATTTGGATGCTCTATTCTATGTTGAATGCGGGCAGCCAAGATCTGTACTCCCTTCACGAGCTATGCTTTGGAAAATGGCTAGGCAAGTTGATGAGCTTTGTCGTATTGATCTACGTTTGGATGGCTGCTTTTCTCATCTTGCGTTCTTACGTCAGTATTGTGAAGCAGTTTATTTTCCCTCTCATGCATACGTGGAGTACAACGCTGATAATCTTGCTCCTCATTCTGTACATTGTTGCTGGCGGTTTTCGCACGGTTACGGGCGTCTGTTTTTTAGGTGTGGTGATCCCGGCGATTTTAATGCTTCCTTTATTTCTATTCCCTTTCGAGTACGCTCACCCAAATAACCTGTTCCCGATGTTTTCGCATAACCTCACCGCTTTGATCGCATCTGCCAAAGACGCTGTTATCAATTATATGGGCTTTGAATTAGTGCTCTTCTACTACCCGTTTATCAAGCGAGCAGCTCACTCGCAAAAATGGGCCCATGCTGGCGTCCTTTTCAGCACGCTCCTTTATGTAGCCGTCGCCATCGTAACATTTCTCATGTTTAGCCACGGTGAACTGGATAAGATTATTTGGCCGACCTTGACCATGCTCAAAATCGTCGAAATTCCGATTTTGCAGCGATTGGAGTTCATTGTGATCTCTATATGGCTGTTCGTGATTTTGCCAAACATCTGTCTCAATCTATGGGGGGTTACCCGCGGAATGAAACAACTATTGGGCATCAGTCAAATCCGCGCCCTTTTGCTTCTCCTCATATTTTTGGCAATGGGTTCCTATCTGCTCGAAGGTACGACTCCTTTGCTCATGGCACTCGATTTTTATGGGAAAGTGAGCATCCTTTTCATTTATGGCTATATCCCGCTGCTGTTCTTGCTCTTCCTTCTCTGGGGGAAAAAGCGAGGTACTGCACGATACCAGACTCCCGGTGCAGAAACAGAAAAAGCCCGATAGATGCCTATCGAGCAAAACGTGTTGAGATTGTAATGCCAGCTCCTAACAAAGCTTCTCGGATATTCTGCGCGAATTCCAACGCATGGGCACCGTCGCCGTGAATACAAATGGAATCGGCCTGAATCGGGATATCCACGCCTTGCTGGGTCAAGACGCGTCCCTCGCTTATCATACGAATGACTTGTTGAAGGGATTGCTGTTGGTCCGTAATCAGCGCATTCGGGTGACTGCGTGGTGTCAGCGTGCCATCCTGCTGATACGTACGGTCGGCAAACACTTCGTGCGCAGTAGCTAGTCCGATTTTTTCGCCAGCACG from the Brevibacillus brevis genome contains:
- a CDS encoding MGMT family protein, translated to MTEFTQRALKIIARIPAGHVMTYGQIAALAGSPRAARQIVRILHSMSKKHKLPWHRVINAQGKIGLQDLDSFTLQKMALESEGVVVSAAGEIELERYQFHPHAADEPVF
- a CDS encoding aminopeptidase; its protein translation is MSFETLFDRYADLAVKVGVNVQPMQTLVVTAPLSTAPFVRKVAKKAYEAGAKHVHIEWTDDELTRMKYDLAPDEAFREYPQWKVQGLEEMAENGAAFLYVSAANPDLLKGVSLDRISTANKTAGQALHKFRSYTMSDKVSWCVLAVPSPAWAAMVFPHLPQEEQEPALWDAIFRATRADMDDPVQAWHDHHATLNSKVDQLNAKQYRYLHYEAPGTNLTIELPANHIWIGGGSLNKDGVSFMANMPTEEVFTAPLKEGVNGTVRSTKPLSYHGNLIENFTLTFEKGRIVSATAEKGEESLKQLIETDEGSHYLGEVALVPHLSPISQSNIIFYNTLFDENASNHLAIGNAYSVNIEGGADMTNEELASRGINVSLTHVDFMIGSAEMNIDGETADGKREPLFRNGNWA
- a CDS encoding spore germination protein, with the protein product MITKWNEFLSIARDSYDFKHYSLLDEESPFVISYYQTLIKTELLQKNLLRPYQERMEANESITDLRHFSRFIHVEDIIYTDDIQTVVSKMMTGYAAIQPKDNLQIFALINLSNRTEGLRTDNDTENEFSVVGPKVGFVENIDINLHLIRQQISTPKLIIRELTLGTLSHTRIAVVYLSGITNPQHIETVEQRLQTIDFDIIFDSSQLDQIMSDNSNTPFPLFLSTERIDRVIYALTLGQIVIISDASPYVITGPTTIFDFFISPEDYYLPWILSSLFRLIRIFGVLFSILMTPAYTAVLTFHLEMIPQDMLAPIILSRKYVPFPPVLEVLFLELTIEFLREAGARLPTKVGQTLGIVGGIVIGQASVEAALTSNILLIIVALSALASFTTPIYKMSNTIRFLRFPLIILSGIWGGLGIAIGLMFMLTHLLQLKSLGTPYLAPLYPFRRRSFADSFIRSSYSRTARRSAVMRVISQWRYDPDKATQKRDIDE
- a CDS encoding GerAB/ArcD/ProY family transporter, with product MSTSIRESAMVSPFFVFFLVHANIVGVGILGFQRTIVAHAGYDAWISLLLAGASIHLIIWMLYSMLNAGSQDLYSLHELCFGKWLGKLMSFVVLIYVWMAAFLILRSYVSIVKQFIFPLMHTWSTTLIILLLILYIVAGGFRTVTGVCFLGVVIPAILMLPLFLFPFEYAHPNNLFPMFSHNLTALIASAKDAVINYMGFELVLFYYPFIKRAAHSQKWAHAGVLFSTLLYVAVAIVTFLMFSHGELDKIIWPTLTMLKIVEIPILQRLEFIVISIWLFVILPNICLNLWGVTRGMKQLLGISQIRALLLLLIFLAMGSYLLEGTTPLLMALDFYGKVSILFIYGYIPLLFLLFLLWGKKRGTARYQTPGAETEKAR
- the cdaS gene encoding sporulation-specific diadenylate cyclase CdaS, translated to MLEVNCDTSSLKAELLQELRGISVTLDESIHALKNENDCLLGTFDQIRTKFSRLETVAASFYLQCYLSPYTEKYLDLSKAVQHLAKRRQGALIVVEREDPLDLLLQAGIPIGATMSHSLLESIFYPGSPLHDGAVLIRENHIISAANVLPLSQVVVGEKKLGTRHRAALGLSEKSDALIVVVSEETGKASFAMQGHLYPIISPS
- the pepF gene encoding oligoendopeptidase F, which gives rise to MKTRQTRDQVAVEYTWNLNDLFESQEAWEQELAEIVQHLPVVTAFKGQLHTSGETLLACLEANEAINVRANIAATYARLRSSEDGTNPQNQANAARVGDVVSQLNAALSFIPSEILALPEGKIESFLKEEPGLEIFRKSLNDLLETKPYRLSAETEEAFAAMGEVFSAPYNIYARGKLSDMTFAPVHDGEGNERPVSFALFETDYEMSSDTALRRASYESFSKTLASYQNSFAAVYATEVKRQTVMSRLRGYETVTDMLLKPQQVTLDMYHNILDIIGNELAPHMRRYAKLKARELGLEKLAFCDLKAPLDPEFSPPITIEEAGQKILASLQVMGPEYTAIMEKALNERWIDYVDNVGKSTGAFCSTTYSKHSYILITWSGNMRSAFTLAHELGHCGHFMLATREQSFTNSRPSLYFIEAPSTLNELLLAQHIVEQSDDPRLKRWVILQLMNTYYHNFVTHLLEARMQRKVYEAAQKDVPLTAKQLSEWKGQVLADFWGDAVDLDDAASLTWMRQPHYYMGLYPYTYAAGLTASTAMAASIKQEGQPAVDRWIEVLKAGGTLTPLELMRKAGVDMSDPQPIREAVAYVGSLVDELERLF
- a CDS encoding Ger(x)C family spore germination protein yields the protein MLLIWIMTGCSSTRIVSEVQLIHSLGLDLEDQEIKGAAITHVYGKEKTQIELLETKSSNLFTILPDFNTITPSQVELGQLRSVIVGRKYAENGVEALVHTLCRDPSIGFRLQLVVAEPEALTILKGIRHTQVPFFISDSVAQNIKTLNLPKTNLHIFLFNLYGEGRDPYLPYFVMHNDRVKLDGLALFRDDKFVHRINSKESFLLKIMVEKAKSGQIPFEVTIKNRKETGMLKNLHSHAAFDVKMTESVPSIRVKLMVNGQISDYSEWLQLSNPQVLRQMEKELSSYLQKEATIFVKHLQKLEVDPVGFGDLVRSRSTSWDYLHFKKIYPQIKIAVTASIKLEQTGE